The Intestinibaculum porci DNA window GTTGTCATACCGACTTTTTTTAATAACGCTTCTGGATCATAACGATCATAGAAGGATTTGGCTAGGCCATAGTTCTTGACCTTCATATCTGTTGGCCCATAAAATGAAGCCACTTTCTCGCCAAAACCACCACTTAAAATGCCATCTTCTAAGGTGATCACTAACTGATGGTTTTGTTTGAGAGAGGTTAATAGATCTTCATCAATACCTGATGCAAAGCGTGGATTGATCAGTGTTGGTGTAAAGCCATAGGTTTTCTTGATCGCCTGACTCAAGGCTTCGCCACGGGCATAGAAATCACCTAGTGCAATAATGGCCACTTTTTCTCCCGCTTCTTCGACCTGGAATGTATTGATCTGACTAAAGTTAAGATTGGTTTGGCGATGGTGCACTTCATCCCCAGGAATGAGAATCATGACCGGATGATCTTGCTGATCAAGGGACCATTCTAACATCGCCAGATACTCTTCTTTGCAAGTAGGAGCTAAAACCACCAGGTTCGGGACATTGGCATAAGCTGCCAGGCCGAAGATGCCCAGATGTGTCACATCGGTTAAGCCATCAAAAGATGTATAGTTCAAAAGAATTGTCACCGGATTATTGTTGATACAGACATCATGAGAGATCTGATCATAGGCTCTTTGAATAAACGTTGTATTGGTGACAACCAGCGGTTTAGCGCCTCTTTTCGCCGCGCCGGAAGCCATCGCCACTGCCTGTTCTTCCGCAATGCCTACATCCACATACTGCTTGCCAAGACGTGCACGCTGATCAGGGCTGAGCCCAACGCTGCCAGGCATAGCTGGCGTGATGACTAAGAAGTCTGGATCTCTTTGTGCTTTGTCCAAGATGTAATCAGTCGTCATTGAGGTATAGTCTTCCCCTTCACCAAAAGAGATCGTTGGCTTGCCCGTGGCGCGATCAAATGGCAAGCACCAGTGCCAGGCTTCCTTATTGTCTTCCGCAATTTTATAGCCTTTTCCTTTGCATGTATGAATATGGACAACGATTGGATGATCGATATCTTTAACCTTTTTAAATAAAGTGATCAGTGCCGCAATATCGTTGCCACGTTCTTCATAGATATAATCTAAGCCGAAGGCTTTAAACAAATTGTTAGCTGATGTACCATGAGATTCTCTTAAGTCTTTTAAGCTTTTATAGAGACCGCCATGAACTTCCGCAATGGATTGTTCATTATCATTGACCACAATAATAAGATTAGATTGTATTTCTGAACCAGCCACATTGAGTCCTTCTAAGGCTTCGCCGCCAGATAAAGAACCGTCGCCGATAATGGCAATAATATTTTCATGATCGCCTTTTAAGTCGCGGGCTTTGGCTAGTCCTGTCGCTAAAGAGATTGATGTTGAAGTATGGCCCACGTTAAAGAAGTCATGTTCACTTTCATCAGGGTTGGTATACCCTGAATCTTCTTGAAAATGGGCATCATCGATATAGCCATTTCTTCTTCCAGTTAATATTTTATGGGGATAACTCTGATGGGAAACATCAAAGACAAATTTATCTTTTGGAGAAGAAAAAACATAATGTAAAGCGATCTCTGCTTCCACCATGCCAAAGTTAGGGCCAAAGTGCCCACCTATTTTGGTTAAACGGTTAAACAGGGCTTCTCTGATTTCGTCAGCTAGATCCTTCAATTGATCAAGGGAGAGTTTTTTGACATCTTCAGGTCCATTAATGGTTTTTATATAGCGATAATTGTTCATAACATATTTCCTTTCTACCTTATTCACTAGTGATTATACTGCTATTTCGCACTATGTCTAATGCCTATCTTTAATGGCTTAACATACATTTTCTCTATGGCAAATAGAGATCCAGCATACTGCTGGATCTATCGTAAATCTTCTTCTTTGTCTTCAATAAACTTCGTGACACACTCTTCAAAACTCAAACCCATTTCATCAGCAAGAATGGCTAGCCACCAGACACACTCGCCAATTTTAGAAGAAAGGTTCCCCTCTTCACTTGGCCAGCGGCCTTCATGGTCCATTGTTAAACGTCCCACTAAAGATGCATCCGTTAAGAAGGCCAGCGCATCTTCTTCAGTGCTCCACTTTGAGCCATGATATTGTAATTCTAATGTGTGGTAACGTTCCCGAATATCATGGGAACGTTTTGTAAGTTCTTTTAAGTCCATTGTCTTCACCTCAAGAACATTTTATAGGTTATTTTGAAGAGGCGAAATACTTTTTTGAATGATTTGTTATCTTAACTAAGGTTAACATAACAGGCACTTCCGTCAGCACGCCTACTGTGGTAGCTAAAGCGGCTGGTGAAGTGGTGCCAAATAATGCGATGGCGACAGCCAGGGCGAGTTCGAAGAAATTAGAGGCACCAATCAGACCGGCTGGGGCCGCGATATCAAATGGTAATTTAAGTAAATAAGAAGCGAGAAAACCAATAAAGAAAATAAAGAATGTCTGAATGATTAATGGGATGGCAATGTAGATGATATGCATAGGATGACTGACGATCACCTGCGCCTGAGAGGCAAAGATAAAGATCAGGGTCAGTAATAAGCCAATCGTTGTGGCAGAATCAAATTTGTGGACAAAGACATTTTCAAAATAGTCTTCACCTTTTTTTGAGATGACATGCATACGGGTGAAAATTCCGCCGATTAAAGGGATCACGACAAATAAGAAAACACTGAGGAAAAGTGTTGTATAAGGGACACTGACATGGGAAACCCCTAATAAGAATTTAACGATAGGGACAAACGCGACTAAGATAATCAAATCATTCGTAGCGACCTGAACAACTGTATAGGCAGGATTCCCATGAGTCAGGGAACTCCAGACAAAGACCATCGCTGTACATGGGGCTGCACCGAGTAATACCGCTCCGGCCAAATACTGCGTTGCTAAATGCGGAGTAATGAACTGTTTAAAGAGAATAAAGATAAAGAGATAACTGATGCCATACATCGTAAATGGCTTAATCAGCCAGTTAACGATCCATGTGACAATGAGCCCCTTGGGGTTCTTGCCTACTTCTTTCACGGCTTTAAAGTCCACTTTCATCATCATCGGATAAATCATAATCCAGATCAAGATCGCCATAGGAATAGACAAGTGAGCGATTTCCAAATGACTGAGTAAAGCTGGAAAAGCCGGAAAAAACAAACCTAATAAAACGCCGAGGATCATACAGATGATCACCCAAAGACTCAAATACTTCTGAAAAAAACTGATGTTCGATTTCATGCAAATACTCCCTTAGATTTATTTAAATAT harbors:
- a CDS encoding 1-deoxy-D-xylulose-5-phosphate synthase, with product MNNYRYIKTINGPEDVKKLSLDQLKDLADEIREALFNRLTKIGGHFGPNFGMVEAEIALHYVFSSPKDKFVFDVSHQSYPHKILTGRRNGYIDDAHFQEDSGYTNPDESEHDFFNVGHTSTSISLATGLAKARDLKGDHENIIAIIGDGSLSGGEALEGLNVAGSEIQSNLIIVVNDNEQSIAEVHGGLYKSLKDLRESHGTSANNLFKAFGLDYIYEERGNDIAALITLFKKVKDIDHPIVVHIHTCKGKGYKIAEDNKEAWHWCLPFDRATGKPTISFGEGEDYTSMTTDYILDKAQRDPDFLVITPAMPGSVGLSPDQRARLGKQYVDVGIAEEQAVAMASGAAKRGAKPLVVTNTTFIQRAYDQISHDVCINNNPVTILLNYTSFDGLTDVTHLGIFGLAAYANVPNLVVLAPTCKEEYLAMLEWSLDQQDHPVMILIPGDEVHHRQTNLNFSQINTFQVEEAGEKVAIIALGDFYARGEALSQAIKKTYGFTPTLINPRFASGIDEDLLTSLKQNHQLVITLEDGILSGGFGEKVASFYGPTDMKVKNYGLAKSFYDRYDPEALLKKVGMTTPQILADIKKYLQ
- the arsB gene encoding ACR3 family arsenite efflux transporter translates to MKSNISFFQKYLSLWVIICMILGVLLGLFFPAFPALLSHLEIAHLSIPMAILIWIMIYPMMMKVDFKAVKEVGKNPKGLIVTWIVNWLIKPFTMYGISYLFIFILFKQFITPHLATQYLAGAVLLGAAPCTAMVFVWSSLTHGNPAYTVVQVATNDLIILVAFVPIVKFLLGVSHVSVPYTTLFLSVFLFVVIPLIGGIFTRMHVISKKGEDYFENVFVHKFDSATTIGLLLTLIFIFASQAQVIVSHPMHIIYIAIPLIIQTFFIFFIGFLASYLLKLPFDIAAPAGLIGASNFFELALAVAIALFGTTSPAALATTVGVLTEVPVMLTLVKITNHSKKYFASSK
- a CDS encoding nucleoside triphosphate pyrophosphohydrolase family protein, with the translated sequence MDLKELTKRSHDIRERYHTLELQYHGSKWSTEEDALAFLTDASLVGRLTMDHEGRWPSEEGNLSSKIGECVWWLAILADEMGLSFEECVTKFIEDKEEDLR